Proteins from one Candidatus Nitrospira nitrificans genomic window:
- a CDS encoding Glu/Leu/Phe/Val family dehydrogenase: MQELDTPTFRLAVAQFDQAAEAMGLDPNLRERLKLPQRSLVVSLPVRMDDGRVEVFTGYRVQHDSSRGPSKGGVRYHPDVNLGEVAALAMWMTWKCALAGLPYGGAKGGVAVSPKHLSPAELQRLTRRYAAEIFPLIGPDKDVPAPDVGTDAQIMAWMMDTYSQQVGYAVPGVVTGKPLSIGGSLGREEATGRGVVYVTREVLRHLKLSIEDATVAIQGFGNVGSHTARIMQQQGARIIAVSDVNGGIYNNKGLDITALLRRDPGRPLHETKLGDALTNEELLQLDCTVLVPAALSEQVTAKNANSLRCQILSEGANGPTTLEADRILADKGIFVIPDILANSGGVIVSYFEWVQDLQRFFWNASDIQNRLQDIITSAFQRTLHFSSEHRVSMRMAALMSGIDQVAQAHLQRGLYP; encoded by the coding sequence ATGCAGGAGCTCGACACCCCGACGTTTCGCTTAGCGGTCGCTCAATTCGATCAAGCGGCGGAAGCCATGGGACTTGATCCAAACCTTCGTGAACGACTGAAACTGCCCCAACGCTCGCTCGTCGTCAGTCTGCCGGTCCGGATGGACGACGGACGGGTCGAGGTCTTTACCGGTTATCGCGTTCAACACGATTCATCTCGCGGCCCCTCCAAAGGCGGCGTCCGTTACCATCCCGACGTGAACCTCGGCGAGGTGGCCGCTCTTGCAATGTGGATGACATGGAAATGCGCGTTGGCCGGATTACCATACGGCGGCGCAAAAGGCGGAGTCGCAGTCTCGCCAAAACACCTGTCACCTGCCGAGTTACAGCGACTGACACGACGCTACGCGGCGGAGATTTTCCCGCTGATCGGCCCAGACAAGGATGTCCCGGCCCCGGATGTGGGGACTGATGCTCAGATCATGGCATGGATGATGGACACATACAGCCAGCAAGTCGGCTACGCCGTCCCTGGTGTCGTGACCGGCAAACCGCTCTCGATCGGGGGAAGCCTGGGCCGTGAAGAAGCGACGGGACGCGGAGTCGTCTACGTGACGCGCGAGGTGCTGCGTCACCTCAAATTGTCGATTGAAGACGCCACCGTGGCGATTCAAGGATTTGGAAATGTCGGTTCGCACACGGCCCGCATCATGCAGCAACAGGGTGCACGAATCATTGCCGTCAGTGACGTCAACGGGGGCATCTATAACAACAAGGGGTTGGATATCACGGCGCTCCTTCGACGCGACCCCGGCCGGCCGCTGCATGAAACCAAACTTGGGGACGCGCTCACGAATGAAGAGTTGCTCCAATTAGACTGCACCGTCCTCGTGCCAGCCGCCCTGTCCGAACAAGTCACGGCTAAAAATGCGAATTCTCTGAGGTGCCAAATCTTGTCTGAAGGGGCGAACGGCCCGACAACGTTAGAAGCCGACCGCATCCTCGCGGACAAAGGCATCTTCGTCATCCCCGATATTCTCGCCAATTCCGGCGGCGTCATCGTCTCGTACTTCGAATGGGTACAGGACCTTCAACGTTTTTTCTGGAACGCGTCAGACATCCAGAATCGACTGCAAGACATCATCACGTCCGCCTTTCAGCGCACACTTCATTTTTCGAGTGAACACCGAGTGTCGATGCGCATGGCCGCGCTCATGAGCGGCATAGACCAGGTCGCGCAAGCCCATCTCCAGCGTGGACTCTACCCCTGA
- the lipB gene encoding lipoyl(octanoyl) transferase LipB: MTLPQAITALDSDVLYPRGEAVQVFTAPVPYLHAWNLQSRLHEERVHNRVPDTVLILEHRPVYTLGRRTTTSHWGGNASLLCENGAELHHVNRGGSVTFHGPGQIVIYPVVKLDRHATGPRQLVWVLEEILVQLLSRWNITGHRIPGKPGVWVMTPAPEKIGFVGIRIERGVTLHGVALNVDLDVTPFHRIHPCGFSDCRITSMAAVCPKAISLDSVKQELVQLCRTMFKLDRPAALERTDDHPSDN; encoded by the coding sequence GTGACCCTTCCCCAGGCCATCACCGCTCTCGATTCGGATGTTCTCTATCCGCGCGGAGAAGCCGTGCAAGTCTTTACAGCTCCAGTTCCCTACCTTCATGCATGGAACCTGCAGTCTCGCTTGCACGAGGAGCGAGTCCATAATCGGGTGCCGGATACGGTCTTGATCCTCGAACATCGCCCTGTGTATACCTTGGGGCGACGCACCACCACATCGCACTGGGGCGGCAATGCCTCGCTCTTATGTGAAAACGGAGCGGAACTGCACCATGTCAATCGCGGAGGATCTGTGACCTTTCACGGCCCCGGGCAGATTGTGATCTACCCCGTGGTCAAGCTTGACCGACATGCCACGGGTCCAAGGCAATTGGTCTGGGTACTCGAAGAAATCCTCGTTCAATTACTGAGCCGCTGGAATATCACGGGCCATCGTATTCCTGGCAAACCAGGCGTTTGGGTCATGACTCCGGCCCCTGAAAAAATCGGGTTCGTCGGCATACGCATCGAACGGGGTGTGACGCTCCACGGGGTTGCGCTCAACGTGGATCTGGACGTGACCCCATTCCATCGAATCCATCCCTGTGGGTTCTCGGACTGCCGAATAACATCCATGGCCGCGGTATGCCCGAAGGCCATCTCCCTCGATTCCGTCAAACAGGAGCTCGTTCAGCTCTGTCGCACGATGTTCAAGCTCGATCGGCCTGCCGCACTCGAACGGACAGACGACCATCCATCCGATAACTAG